A genomic stretch from Geothermobacter hydrogeniphilus includes:
- a CDS encoding chemotaxis protein CheW, with protein MDLVEIRRKAGRKKQGRKDPRPEPLTATKVEESIPEPPVDAAEAVTEPTPSSSAAAADDLEHALETRPGEDALEQLFTAQQDLALATEESYLQAFQGGDNETRLDLQRWLAFSLGNERYAVNIEFVNEIIKPREVTEIPRVPDFLLGIISLRGIIVPVVDLRRRLNLGVVVADDRARILVCEEKDRIVGLLVDNITQVIQLGADEIEPPPAILTGLNRELVEGVGRIRGQMVILLDLPQVLDMEMHGTEERSGAWERKY; from the coding sequence CGCGACCGGAACCGTTGACCGCGACGAAGGTTGAAGAATCGATCCCGGAACCGCCGGTCGATGCCGCCGAGGCCGTTACGGAGCCGACCCCTTCTTCTTCCGCGGCTGCGGCCGACGACCTCGAACACGCGCTGGAGACACGGCCCGGGGAGGATGCCCTGGAACAACTTTTCACGGCCCAGCAGGATCTCGCGCTGGCGACCGAAGAGAGTTACCTGCAGGCATTCCAGGGGGGGGACAACGAAACGCGGCTTGATCTGCAGCGGTGGCTGGCATTTTCTCTCGGCAACGAACGATACGCGGTCAATATCGAGTTCGTCAACGAGATCATCAAGCCGCGAGAGGTAACGGAAATTCCCAGGGTGCCGGATTTCCTGCTGGGAATCATCTCGTTGCGGGGTATCATCGTGCCGGTTGTGGATCTGCGGCGTCGGCTGAACCTGGGTGTTGTTGTTGCTGACGATCGGGCCCGGATCCTGGTCTGTGAAGAAAAAGATCGCATTGTCGGCCTGCTGGTTGACAATATTACACAGGTGATTCAGCTCGGTGCAGACGAGATTGAACCACCGCCCGCCATTCTCACCGGGCTGAATCGGGAATTGGTGGAGGGGGTCGGCCGTATCAGGGGCCAGATGGTGATTTTGCTTGATCTGCCGCAGGTCCTGGATATGGAAATGCACGGAACCGAAGAAAGGAGCGGGGCGTGGGAAAGAAAATACTGA
- a CDS encoding response regulator transcription factor, with product MGKKILIVEDEESLLKLESILLTSKGFEVRGVANGTEALEAIAEEPPDLVLLDIMLPELDGFEVCRRIKEQEATRGIPVIMLTAKKSREDMSRGEEVGADWYITKPFKSAMVIETIQRFLAR from the coding sequence GTGGGAAAGAAAATACTGATTGTTGAGGATGAGGAAAGCCTGCTTAAGCTGGAGAGCATCCTGCTGACATCCAAGGGATTCGAGGTGCGGGGTGTGGCCAATGGCACCGAGGCTCTGGAGGCGATTGCGGAGGAACCGCCGGACCTGGTCCTGCTCGACATCATGCTGCCCGAACTGGATGGTTTCGAGGTCTGTCGCCGCATCAAGGAGCAGGAAGCGACCCGCGGCATTCCGGTCATCATGCTGACGGCCAAGAAAAGCCGCGAGGACATGTCCCGGGGAGAAGAGGTCGGCGCCGACTGGTATATCACCAAGCCGTTCAAGTCGGCCATGGTCATTGAAACCATCCAGCGATTCCTGGCCCGATGA
- a CDS encoding chemotaxis protein CheW yields MNPLPTIRKDSLEEAAEVRRELQLACFRVGVLHYGLDIMRIREIIRPLRITPIPKSPTFVEGVINLRGAVIPVVDLRRRFDLDIPPDDRQTRIIICALGGRVIGLKVDEVAEVRRYVRQDIQPAPHFIKGRDAEFFLGVCRRDEDLVMILDLDRVLSSEEKIDLADLQSAVTAEKN; encoded by the coding sequence ATGAATCCGTTACCGACGATCCGCAAGGATAGCCTTGAAGAGGCTGCCGAGGTGCGCCGGGAACTGCAGCTCGCCTGCTTTCGGGTCGGGGTGCTGCACTACGGACTCGACATCATGCGGATCCGGGAGATTATCCGGCCGCTCAGGATTACTCCGATTCCCAAGTCGCCAACCTTTGTTGAAGGGGTGATCAACCTGCGTGGCGCGGTGATTCCGGTTGTTGATCTGCGGCGGAGATTTGACCTGGACATCCCCCCCGATGACCGTCAAACGCGGATCATCATCTGCGCCCTCGGCGGGCGGGTGATCGGACTGAAGGTTGACGAGGTCGCCGAGGTCCGGCGTTATGTTCGCCAGGACATCCAGCCGGCTCCCCATTTTATCAAGGGGCGGGATGCCGAGTTCTTTCTCGGGGTCTGCCGGAGGGACGAAGACCTGGTGATGATTCTGGATCTGGACCGGGTTCTTTCGTCAGAAGAAAAGATCGACCTTGCGGACCTGCAGTCCGCTGTTACGGCAGAGAAAAACTGA
- a CDS encoding response regulator, with protein MIVDCPACSARFRFAAERHAGKRIRLRCSRCREVFAVEVAAAPHVLVAHSDPSLCATVTDLLSEVGISSETCHSGNDALAAMALRPPDVALVDVALPGLYAFEIVDKVRALPGLDRVKVILLSSVYNKAAYKRRPTSLYGADDYIEKHHIPDDLVRKVLHLSSGRRPEPPGGPESETQQQAWDAVNERLQQAENEEVRQTRGFDLGQARRLARIVASDIALYHQDKVEEGIRSGRFFDLMATEIREGERLFIERFGDRNGIGHRLLREAFEELIASRRIGEQQ; from the coding sequence ATGATTGTTGATTGTCCCGCCTGTTCGGCGCGTTTCCGGTTTGCCGCGGAACGCCATGCCGGGAAACGAATCCGCCTGCGCTGTTCACGCTGCAGGGAAGTCTTTGCCGTTGAGGTCGCCGCCGCTCCCCACGTTCTGGTGGCGCATAGTGACCCGTCTCTGTGCGCCACCGTCACGGATCTTCTCTCCGAGGTTGGAATTTCCAGCGAGACATGCCATTCCGGCAATGATGCTCTGGCCGCGATGGCCCTGCGGCCCCCCGATGTTGCCCTGGTTGATGTCGCCTTGCCCGGACTTTATGCCTTCGAGATCGTCGACAAGGTTCGGGCCCTGCCCGGTCTGGACCGGGTCAAGGTGATCCTGCTCTCATCGGTCTACAATAAGGCGGCCTACAAACGGCGTCCGACGTCACTCTACGGCGCCGACGACTACATCGAAAAACACCATATCCCTGATGACCTGGTCCGAAAAGTACTGCATCTTTCATCCGGACGGCGGCCGGAACCGCCCGGTGGGCCGGAGTCGGAGACTCAGCAGCAGGCCTGGGACGCGGTCAATGAACGACTGCAGCAGGCCGAAAATGAAGAGGTCAGACAGACACGGGGGTTCGATCTCGGACAGGCCCGGCGGCTGGCCAGGATTGTTGCTTCCGATATCGCTCTCTATCATCAGGACAAGGTGGAGGAGGGAATCCGCAGCGGTCGTTTTTTCGACCTGATGGCCACGGAAATCAGGGAAGGGGAACGGCTCTTTATCGAACGTTTCGGTGACCGGAACGGGATCGGCCACCGGCTGTTGCGGGAGGCGTTTGAAGAATTGATCGCCAGCCGAAGGATTGGTGAACAGCAATGA
- a CDS encoding HEAT repeat domain-containing protein: MADEQQLMEMCSATGEEERLQGLKGLGRYGIERFLPQLYRALGDESWRVRKEATELFLALPRAGELAGDIIELLHSQDNAGLRNTAVDILVRLGHCAVPRLLEELSCPDHDVRKFILDIFGAVRAEEAMPGMLAALADSDSNVRAAAAENLGRMQLPEAVPALLEAMADADLMLRFTILEALAQIGGEVSVEELLPYHEEKLLRQALFDCLGHVGNGDALPVLIEGLTDSMRNVREAACLAIQRIALRHPEMVQRVMTRQRETGFIDSLGELLASRRVDVRRGAVHLLGWIGHAETAERLLPLLRDEDLSREAAAALISIGSESACSLTGLWPGADAQTRACLAYILGEARCRDCEDLLLAALQDPSADLQQAAAHALGLVGGERSPRALAECLSKCDQQVADTLVQSLSQLAARFPEQVLAAIGHLLEAEAEAVRAQAVSVLGALADDRVDALIGMALKDVAAAVRAAAVRACDGRTGERQRQALLIALTDEESEVRRLAVEVIGAGEGEEVVEALQLAMQDEDMWVRAAAVRSLARQSPEIAVVLLDRALSDKVGLVVIAALETLGELDPDAACSRLLAILEHPDEEVVNAALKQLACSGRSDWVAERGEALLNHGNWEVRLTASRTLAELAPETALRLMEKRLLVEEEDLVRQQFSELIDALRAAQG, encoded by the coding sequence ATGGCTGATGAACAACAGCTGATGGAAATGTGTTCGGCCACCGGCGAGGAGGAGCGCCTGCAGGGTCTCAAGGGGCTCGGGCGTTATGGCATTGAACGATTCCTGCCGCAACTCTACCGGGCGCTTGGTGATGAAAGCTGGAGGGTTCGCAAGGAGGCGACCGAACTTTTTCTCGCGCTTCCCCGCGCCGGCGAGCTCGCCGGAGATATCATCGAACTGCTGCACTCTCAGGATAATGCCGGGTTGCGCAATACCGCGGTCGATATTCTCGTCCGCCTTGGTCACTGCGCCGTCCCCCGACTGCTTGAAGAGTTGTCCTGTCCCGATCATGACGTGCGCAAATTCATTCTCGATATTTTTGGTGCCGTGAGGGCTGAAGAGGCCATGCCGGGAATGCTTGCGGCTCTCGCCGACAGTGACTCCAACGTTCGGGCCGCCGCCGCGGAAAACCTCGGCCGCATGCAGCTCCCCGAGGCTGTTCCGGCACTGCTGGAAGCCATGGCCGATGCCGACCTGATGTTGCGTTTTACCATCCTGGAAGCCCTGGCGCAGATCGGGGGGGAAGTTTCCGTTGAGGAACTGCTGCCCTACCATGAAGAAAAACTTCTTCGTCAGGCGCTGTTTGACTGCCTCGGTCATGTCGGCAACGGTGACGCGCTGCCGGTTCTGATCGAGGGACTGACTGACAGTATGCGCAATGTGCGCGAAGCGGCCTGTCTGGCCATACAGCGTATCGCCCTGCGTCACCCCGAAATGGTGCAGCGGGTCATGACCCGGCAACGGGAGACCGGTTTTATCGATTCGCTCGGCGAGCTGCTGGCCAGTCGTCGTGTCGATGTCCGACGCGGCGCGGTCCATCTGCTCGGCTGGATCGGTCATGCCGAAACCGCTGAACGGTTGCTGCCCCTGTTGCGTGACGAGGACCTTTCACGGGAAGCGGCCGCGGCTCTGATCTCCATCGGCAGCGAATCGGCCTGTTCCCTGACCGGGTTGTGGCCCGGGGCTGACGCTCAGACACGTGCCTGCCTCGCCTATATCCTCGGCGAGGCCCGCTGTCGTGACTGTGAGGACCTGCTGCTTGCCGCTCTGCAGGATCCGTCTGCCGATCTGCAGCAGGCCGCCGCCCATGCCCTGGGACTGGTTGGTGGTGAGCGGAGCCCGCGGGCTTTGGCGGAGTGCCTGTCGAAGTGTGATCAGCAGGTGGCCGATACGCTGGTCCAGTCCCTGTCGCAGCTGGCCGCGCGCTTCCCGGAGCAGGTGCTGGCGGCCATCGGTCATCTGTTGGAAGCTGAGGCCGAAGCGGTTCGCGCTCAGGCCGTAAGCGTCCTCGGCGCCCTTGCTGACGATCGCGTTGATGCCCTTATCGGCATGGCGCTCAAGGATGTCGCTGCCGCTGTTCGCGCGGCCGCCGTCAGGGCCTGTGATGGTCGTACGGGTGAACGGCAGCGGCAGGCACTGCTGATTGCCCTGACGGACGAAGAGAGCGAAGTGCGCCGCCTGGCTGTCGAGGTGATCGGTGCCGGTGAAGGTGAAGAGGTTGTAGAGGCCCTGCAGCTGGCCATGCAAGATGAGGACATGTGGGTTCGGGCCGCGGCGGTTCGCTCCCTTGCCCGTCAGTCCCCGGAAATAGCTGTTGTTCTGCTGGATCGGGCGTTGTCCGACAAGGTCGGGCTGGTGGTCATCGCGGCCCTGGAAACCCTCGGGGAACTTGACCCCGACGCGGCCTGTTCACGACTGCTCGCCATCCTTGAACACCCCGATGAGGAGGTGGTCAACGCCGCCCTCAAGCAATTGGCCTGTTCCGGCCGTTCTGACTGGGTAGCTGAACGGGGGGAAGCCCTGCTCAATCATGGCAATTGGGAAGTGCGCCTGACGGCTTCCCGGACCCTGGCCGAGCTGGCTCCCGAAACAGCTCTCCGACTGATGGAAAAACGACTCCTGGTCGAAGAAGAAGATCTGGTCCGGCAACAATTCAGTGAATTGATCGACGCGCTGCGCGCCGCGCAAGGATAG
- a CDS encoding CheR family methyltransferase: MFVFTPDIPMSQEEFRLLRDYVYQYCGLHFSEESKYILEKRLARRLQHHRLKSFKDYYYLLRYNSSKDQELTELINLLTTNETYFFREDFQLKSFTEEIIPEICRRKEQEGNRRLRIWSAGCSTGEEPYTIAMLLLEKPELRDWQIDIIGTDISQQVLKVARRGLYGENSFRSTEESYRRKYFRSQDGKWLIDDRVKKLVTISHLNLFDAPRVSLLGKMDVIFCRNVIIYFDLAAKRRVIETFHRRLQPQGFLLLGHSESLMNISTAFELRHLRHDMVYQKPLASLSGAGL; this comes from the coding sequence ATGTTCGTCTTTACTCCAGATATCCCGATGAGCCAGGAAGAATTCAGGCTGTTGCGGGACTATGTCTACCAGTATTGCGGACTGCACTTCTCCGAAGAATCGAAATATATCCTGGAAAAACGGCTGGCCCGACGTCTTCAGCATCATCGGCTGAAATCATTCAAGGATTATTATTACCTGTTGCGCTACAACAGCAGCAAGGACCAGGAACTGACCGAACTGATCAACCTGCTGACCACCAATGAAACCTATTTTTTCCGTGAAGATTTCCAACTGAAAAGTTTCACCGAGGAGATCATTCCGGAAATATGCCGTCGTAAAGAGCAGGAGGGCAACCGTCGCCTGCGTATCTGGAGCGCCGGCTGTTCGACCGGGGAAGAACCCTACACGATTGCCATGCTGCTGCTTGAAAAACCCGAGTTGCGTGACTGGCAGATCGACATCATCGGCACCGACATCAGCCAGCAGGTGCTGAAGGTCGCCCGGCGCGGACTCTACGGGGAAAATTCATTCCGCAGCACTGAAGAGTCCTACCGGAGGAAATATTTTCGTTCGCAGGACGGCAAATGGTTGATCGATGACCGGGTGAAAAAACTGGTCACCATCAGTCATCTCAACCTGTTTGATGCCCCCAGGGTCAGCCTGCTGGGTAAAATGGATGTTATTTTCTGCCGCAATGTCATCATTTATTTTGACCTGGCCGCAAAAAGAAGAGTTATTGAAACCTTTCACCGCCGCCTGCAGCCTCAGGGTTTTCTGCTGCTTGGCCATTCTGAATCACTGATGAATATTTCAACCGCCTTTGAATTGCGTCATCTGCGGCATGACATGGTCTACCAGAAACCTCTTGCCAGCCTTTCAGGGGCCGGCCTATGA
- the cheB gene encoding chemotaxis-specific protein-glutamate methyltransferase CheB produces the protein MSERVVRVLVVDDSAYNRRTIIRMLEEIPGIQVLGYACNGEEGLRKVFDLKPDLITLDLEMPRMDGFSFLRILMQNRPTPVIVISSRSGDEDVFKALDFGAVEFVSKPSAQISPELFNIRDDLLRKVREVAGTDMRKVLQRSKARHKDAGLPARTSPRVFPSGLTQVVIGASTGGPPALQTLFTAIRSRVEIGFAVSQHMPPGFTRAFADRLNKIGSLEIKEAENGDLMKPGRVLVAPGGRNLTFRRRGGDVIAQVGEPSPDQRYTPSVDAMFQSSSEIFGDQLLAVVLTGMGNDGARGVRLVKQRGGQVLAEAEESSVVFGMPKEAIATGMVDRVVPLAELSREILIRCGY, from the coding sequence ATGAGTGAGCGGGTTGTCCGGGTTCTGGTGGTCGATGACTCAGCCTATAACCGGCGCACCATCATCCGGATGTTGGAAGAGATTCCCGGTATCCAGGTGCTGGGGTATGCCTGCAATGGTGAAGAAGGTCTGCGCAAGGTCTTCGACCTCAAGCCCGACCTGATCACTCTTGACCTGGAAATGCCGCGCATGGACGGATTTTCCTTTCTGCGCATCCTGATGCAGAATCGTCCCACGCCGGTCATCGTTATTTCTTCACGCTCCGGCGACGAGGATGTTTTCAAGGCACTCGATTTCGGCGCGGTGGAGTTTGTTTCCAAGCCGAGCGCGCAGATTTCTCCTGAGCTGTTCAATATCCGTGATGACCTGTTGCGCAAGGTACGCGAGGTGGCCGGGACCGATATGCGCAAGGTTCTGCAACGCAGCAAGGCGCGCCATAAAGATGCCGGACTGCCGGCCAGGACATCTCCCAGGGTTTTTCCGAGCGGACTTACCCAGGTGGTGATCGGTGCCTCGACCGGGGGGCCGCCGGCTCTGCAGACCCTTTTTACCGCGATCCGGTCACGGGTCGAGATAGGGTTCGCCGTCTCCCAGCACATGCCGCCCGGTTTTACCAGGGCCTTTGCTGACCGTTTGAACAAAATCGGCTCACTTGAAATCAAGGAGGCGGAAAACGGCGACCTGATGAAGCCGGGGCGGGTTCTTGTCGCCCCCGGCGGCAGGAACCTGACCTTTCGCCGGCGTGGTGGTGACGTGATTGCCCAGGTTGGCGAGCCTTCGCCTGACCAGCGTTACACCCCTTCTGTGGATGCCATGTTTCAATCCTCCAGTGAAATTTTCGGCGATCAACTGCTGGCCGTGGTTCTGACCGGCATGGGCAATGACGGCGCGCGCGGGGTCAGGCTGGTCAAGCAACGGGGCGGACAGGTCCTGGCCGAGGCGGAGGAGTCGAGCGTTGTTTTCGGCATGCCCAAGGAGGCGATTGCCACGGGGATGGTTGATCGGGTCGTTCCGCTTGCTGAGCTCAGTCGCGAAATTCTGATACGCTGCGGTTATTGA